One part of the Candida albicans SC5314 chromosome R, complete sequence genome encodes these proteins:
- the SUC1 gene encoding transcription factor (Zinc-finger transcription factor; regulates alpha-glucosidase exression; complements S. cerevisiae suc2 for sucrose utilization and mal13 maltase defect; required for yeast cell adherence to silicone substrate; rat catheter biofilm induced), producing the protein MSKGKRAPYTRPCDSCSFRKVKCDMKTPCSRCVLNNLKCTNNRIRKKCGPKKIRDRTREAINNLSNKEDPKTNSFIPHFQLDKLQPCLETYQTWYYGIWPVLSISDLNMKITKRDVSAYALACALSAAILNQIDFISNNGTYCIPEDVKKLDFIGECIRARTFMNYQMTPTLETILTSFFLHVAEVNKGSKPAAIIYLREAITMAQIIGLHNESTYKSKPVAEAHRMRKIYFMLMVTERFMCIDDLIPVVLENSIKEFSLDDEQYSVLIDGFKELVKVFSIPSKAIFDRFIQMNDSISMPPETAGLLNKIQLELESICISPVAPDIQKANIIVSKYWMKALTWKITRKNNLLDDFVTTLCVKYPIELSEQFLGEIKSIPLRAFESNGPGVVFKLLSIATVLIDSINLSNDVSGYESLQRMFDLISKLKKTDMIIPRREYDRIKEALTKMEIDIFFSSAQSGGYISEVESNGSLDAFLTDPLVFYSGSNDNPTPSYIPDYQK; encoded by the coding sequence ATGTCCAAAGGTAAAAGAGCACCTTATACACGGCCCTGCGATTCTTGCAGTTTTCGAAAAGTCAAGTGTGATATGAAAACCCCATGTTCCAGATGTGTCCTTAATAACTTGAAATGTACGAATAATCGAATACGAAAAAAATGTGGTCCTAAGAAGATCCGTGATAGAACTCGAGAAGCAATTAATAATCTAAGTAATAAAGAAGATCCCAAaacaaattcatttatCCCGCATTTCCAGTTGGACAAGTTACAGCCCTGTTTGGAGACATATCAAACTTGGTATTATGGAATTTGGCCGGTCTTGTCGATCTCAGATTTGAATATGAAAATTACTAAACGAGATGTGTCAGCTTATGCACTTGCCTGTGCATTAAGTGCAGCAATACTCAATCAAATAGATTTTATTAGTAACAATGGGACCTATTGTATCCCCGAAGACGTTAAGAAATTGGACTTTATTGGTGAATGTATTCGAGCTCGCACGTTtatgaattatcaaatgaCTCCCACCCTTGAGACAATATTGacatcattttttttacatgTGGCTGAAGTGAATAAAGGTAGCAAACCAGCGgcaattatttatttgagAGAAGCTATCACAATGGCTCAGATAATTGGACTACATAATGAATCGACATATAAGCTGAAACCAGTTGCTGAAGCACATCGAATgagaaaaatatattttatgTTAATGGTCACAGAAAGGTTTATGTGTATTGACGATTTGATCCCTGTTGTTCTTGAAAACTCGATCAAAGAGTTTTCGTTGGATGATGAACAATATTCAGTATTAATTGATGGATTCAAAGAGTTGGTCAAGGTTTTCTCCATCCCTCTGAAAGCCATTTTCGACAGATTTATACAAATGAATGATTCAATATCCATGCCTCCAGAGACCGCTGGGTTACTCAACAAAATACAACTAGAACTAGAGTCTATTTGTATATCACCAGTGGCACCAGATATCCAAAAGGCAAATATAATAGTTAGTAAATATTGGATGAAGGCGTTGACTTGGAAAATTACACGAAAAAACAACTTATTAGATGACTTTGTGACTACATTATGTGTCAAATATCCAATAGAGTTATCTGAACAATTTCTTGGAGAAATCAAGAGTATACCTTTGAGAGcatttgaatcaaatggACCTGGGGTGGTATTCAAGTTATTGCTGATAGCAACTGTCTTAATTGACTCAATTAATTTAAGCAATGATGTCTCAGGTTATGAATCATTACAGCGCatgtttgatttgatttcgaaattgaaaaagacaGATATGATCATTCCACGACGAGAATATGATAGAATAAAAGAAGCATTAACTAAAATGGAAATAGATATTTTCTTCAGCAGTGCCCAACTGGGCGGCTACATTTCCGAAGTGGAATCAAATGGCTCATTGGACGCCTTTCTTACTGATCCGCTTGTATTTTATTCAGGAAGCAATGATAATCCTACTCCCAGTTACATACCagattatcaaaaataa
- the LIP7 gene encoding Lip7p (Probable lipase, part of a gene family whose members are differentially expressed during infection; lacks a signal sequence for secretion, unlike other family members; may have a role in nutrition or in creating an acidic microenvironment) → MFVFLALITLTTCLQIPLNPTIDDFYNPPKDLETSQLGDVLKWRKMPFPVTSMFVNLPISNAWQISVRSQDTLNNSLAIVATILEPPNGDKNKLISHQAFENSPLLSCSPSYSMQVPSFETFQIQADLIFISGLLSQGWYVVVPDYEGPNSVFPVGRQSAYSVLDSIRGTIKFFNSTGNSTVKTALLGYSYGAVASLWASIVQPNYAPELELVGAAVGCTIPNITAFIEKVDEGPYSGLIVNIFNGLANEYRHFRDRLIHFGALQPLGCLFPICRKFFFQKMIGGVYDAQVLTDETIKETIEINNLLSTRAVPQIPVFLFHSKFNEMSPFLEILKLEKLWCSQLGVNLEIAEDMSYNHMVEAFSGMPAAITWIEKRWNNSTLGGCKHVHRLSNFEYPGIAPFLSQYFRSSLQMVLNNNRYFNNTTR, encoded by the coding sequence ATGTTTGTTTTCCTTGCTTTGATCACTTTGACTACTTGTCTACAAATACCTCTCAATCCAACAATTGACGATTTCTATAATCCACCAAAAGATCTCGAAACAAGCCAATTGGGTGATGTTTTAAAATGGAGGAAAATGCCATTCCCGGTAACTAGCATGTTTGTAAATCTTCCAATTTCTAATGCATGGCAAATATCAGTTAGATCGCAAGATACATTAAACAATTCTCTTGCTATTGTTGCAACAATTTTAGAACCTCCTAATGGTGATAAAAACAAGTTGATATCTCATCAAGCTTTTGAAAACTCGCCATTATTACTGTGTTCCCCATCATATTCCATGCAAGTTCCATCATTCGAGACATTTCAGATTCAAGcagatttgatttttatttctgGTTTACTAAGCCAAGGTTGGTATGTGGTGGTACCAGATTATGAAGGACCAAATTCAGTTTTCCCTGTGGGACGACAATCTGCTTATTCTGTATTGGATAGTATAAGAGGCACAATCAAGTTCTTCAATTCAACTGGAAACTCAACTGTGAAAACAGCATTATTGGGGTATTCATATGGTGCAGTTGCTTCTCTTTGGGCATCAATTGTACAGCCCAACTATGCTCCAGAGCTTGAATTGGTGGGAGCAGCCGTTGGATGCACTATACCTAATATCACCgcatttattgaaaaagtaGATGAAGGTCCATATTCAGGACTAATTGTTAATATATTCAATGGACTAGCAAATGAGTATCGCCATTTCAGGGACAGATTGATACATTTTGGTGCATTACAACCACTTGGATGTTTATTTCCCATTTGCagaaaattctttttccaaaaaatgATTGGTGGAGTATATGATGCCCAAGTGTTGACCGATGAAACTATAAAGGAAACcattgaaataaataatcttCTTTCAACTCGAGCGGTTCCACAAATTCCtgtatttttgtttcattcaaaattcaatgaaATGTCACCGTTTTtagaaattttgaaattggaaaaGCTTTGGTGCTCACAGTTAGGGGTTAATCTAGAGATAGCAGAAGATATGAGTTATAATCATATGGTTGAAGCCTTTTCTGGTATGCCAGCAGCAATCACTTGGATTGAAAAGAGGTGGAATAATTCAACCTTGGGAGGATGTAAACATGTTCACCGGTTgtcaaattttgaatatcCTGGCATAGCACCATTTCTCAGTCAGTACTTCCGTTCGTCTTTACAAATGGtgttaaataataatcgtTATTTCAACAATACTACAAGATAG